A window from Eubalaena glacialis isolate mEubGla1 chromosome 1, mEubGla1.1.hap2.+ XY, whole genome shotgun sequence encodes these proteins:
- the SLC19A3 gene encoding thiamine transporter 2 — translation MSCFQTSASHSWIYPTVILCLFGFFSMMRPSEPFLMLYLSGPDKNLTSEEITNEIFPVWTYSYLVLLLPVFILTDYVRYKPVIILQGISFIITWLLLLFGQGVKTMQVVEFFYGMVSATEVAYYAYIYSMVSPEHYQKVSGYCRSATLVAYTVASVLAQLLVSLASLSYFYLNVISLASVSMALLFSLFLPMPKKSMFFHAKPSKEAPPKPPGKDAVLEEPQKDHEPAGQVFTVSGNPYDGQWSSPKPESVALRVFVQWLQDLKECYSSKHLFYWSLWWAFSTAGFNQVLNYVQVLWDYKAPGQSSVIYNGAVEAIATFGGALAAFAVGFVKVNWDLLGELALAIFSVVNAGSLFLMHYTTNIWVCYAGYLLFKTGYMLLITIAVFQIAVNLSVERYALVFGINTFIALVIQTIITVIVVDQGGLGLPISIQFLVYGSYFAVIAGIFLMRSIFIIYSTKCRKTVQSSATSQNPYGLHPEEPENN, via the exons atgAGTTGTTTCCAAACTTCAGCGAGCCATTCCTGGATTTATCCCACTGTGATCCTCTGCCTGTTTGGATTTTTCTCCATGATGAGACCCTCAGAACCCTTCCTTATGCTGTATTTATCTGGGCCAGATAAAAACCTGACCAGTGAAGAG ATCACAAATGAGATCTTCCCCGTGTGGACATACTCATATCTGGTGCTGCTTCTCCCGGTGTTTATCCTCACTGATTATGTCCGCTACAAGCCAGTCATCATCCTACAAGGGATTAGCTTCATCATTACCTGGCTGCTGCTCTTGTTTGGCCAAGGAGTGAAGACCATGCAGGTTGTAGAGTTCTTCTATGGGATGGTCTCCGCCACCGAGGTGGCCTACTATGCCTACATTTACAGCATGGTCAGCCCAGAGCACTATCAGAAAGTGAGTGGCTACTGCAGGAGTGCCACGCTGGTGGCCTACACGGTGGCCTCAGTGCTGGCCCAACTCTTGGTATCCCTGGCCAGCCTATCATACTTTTACCTCAACGTCATATCCTTGGCCTCTGTTTCCATGGCCTTACTTTTCTCACTTTTCCTACCAATGCCTAAGAAGAGCATGTTTTTTCATGCAAAACCCAGCAAAGAAGCTCCTCCAAAGCCACCAGGAAAGGATGCTGTCTTAGAGGAACCTCAAAAGGATCACGAACCAGCTGGACAAGTATTCACTGTTTCAGGGAACCCATATGATGGCCAGTGGAGCAGCCCAAAGCCGGAAAGTGTAGCTTTGAGAGTTTTTGTGCAGTGGTTACAAGATTTGAAGGAGTGTTACTCCTCAAAACATCTTTTTTACTGGTCCCTATGGTGGGCTTTTTCCACAGCAGGTTTTAACCAGGTTTTGAACTATGTTCAAGTCCTGTGGGATTACAAGGCCCCAGGCCAGAGTTCTGTAATATATAATGGAGCAGTAGAAGCTATTGCAACCTTTGGAG GGGCCCTGGCTGCCTTTGCAGTGGGTTTTGTGAAAGTCAACTGGGATCTTCTGGGAGAGTTGGCTCTGGCCATCTTCTCGGTTGTCAATGCAGGCTCTCTATTTCTCATGCATTACACGACCAACATATGGGTATGCTATGCTGGCTATTTGTTATTCAAGACCGGCTATATGCTTCTTATCACCATAGCAGT GTTTCAGATCGCAGTTAATCTGAGTGTGGAACGCTATGCCCTGGTGTTTGGAATCAACACCTTCATTGCCCTGGTGATTCAGACCATTATAACCGTGATCGTAGTAGATCAGGGAGGATTGGGGCTGCCAATCAGCATTCAG tttttaGTTTACGGGAGTTATTTTGCAGTCATTGCTGGCATTTTCCTAATGAGAAGCATATTCATTATCTACTCAACCAAATGCCGAAAGACAGTGCAGAGCTCTGCTACAAGTCAGAATCCATATGGGCTACACCCAGAAGAACCAGAGAACAACTAA